Sequence from the Caretta caretta isolate rCarCar2 chromosome 8, rCarCar1.hap1, whole genome shotgun sequence genome:
AATTTTACTGGGACCCTGTATGGATGAACATTGAGTACAAACCAGTCATGGACTGGCTAAGAACCAGAATTGGGACTGTAAAGAGAAGTTAAAAATCAAATTTCTAAAGGAAATGCAAGCTTGGAACTAAATGTTTCAGATGCCAAAGGGACAATTGtaagaagtttttttttattccagtctTACTTGTCAGCTTGGTTTGCATACTACAGTGTTTCTTTGGTTTGGCTCTTTTGATCTGTTCACTAGGCATGCCAGTCTCACTGGAGTTCCATTCTAAAACTCCAGGAATGGGGAAAGCTGGGAATGTAGCCCAAATATAGCAGCACTGTAGCTCCTGCACAGAATGAATCCTTCAGTGTTGGTATCATGAAGCTCTGAAGTGTCCTTCATCCTGTATCTGAGCTCTACTTATCGCCAGATTCCCTGTCCTTTCTGGAAGTAGCTGGTCCAGCCATTAAGATTACGCTTGGGGCTTTGCTGCTTGGCCACTCGAAGAAATCATGCATCTAAGCCGAGGCATCCTGTCCTTTCCAACCACTGAACTGGCTCGTGTGTTTTGCCTTCTTTGGTAAAAACCCAATAGATCTTCTCCCATAAGTAGCAGATAGCACGGATGATGCTGGTGCTTTTCCATCTTTGAGAATGAATTGAATCATGGTTTGCTCACTCTGTCTTGATGTCTTATGCATTGTATTTAGTCTGGGTTTTAATATAATTGCCTAAGAAGTAAATATATACACAGGCAGCAGGGAGTTGCATGTGGCTGAAGTGCACATTCAGTTTCTGAGACTAGAGCTTCCATGATTTCACCCTGCTTTGTAagaggactttttaaaaatcaaaataatttcctCCCTTTTAAAGTATATATATTAGTTATAGCTTTCATGACCAGCTCTTGACAGGAATCAATGCACAATATCAACTTTGAACATGATCTTGGTCTTAATGTTTCTGGGTCATAAACATCTGTTATAGTTAGTCTCTTGATAAGACTGTAGCAAATGGGAAGTGGTCCTCTGACAGAGCCTGTGATTTGCTCATGTGTTTCAAAGCACAGTGACCTCTTTGTTAAAGCAaacacatttcttttttaaaaaaaaaatactttttgggGGGTAATTTGTCTGCGTTCACATGTATTTTTCATAGTTATGAAATGGACTGTAAAATTAATGTATTATGCTTGCATTACCTTTCCCATCACCCTTATGTGAAtacggggtggggaggagggaagtttgggatgcaggaggcgCGGGGGGATTGGGACATTTCTCATTAAAGCAGACAGAACTGGAGAATTATATTTTATGGAGTAGTTTCAAGCCTTTATACCCCCCCTTATCGCAGCTGCCTGTCTTTTCACTGTGTCACCCTGTTTTTACCAGTGTAAGCACTTTCCACTTCAATTAATAAGGTTTATAGCACTTGCTACTCTTGAGATAACCCAGGGATGCAGCCATGCAGCTGACATCTGATTTCCATCATTGGTGGTGGTTGCAGATAAGTTTCTCTAACGTACTCCATCAAAAATCAGTGGCTGAACACCATTCACTTTCTCATTGATGGTCAGTGAGCAGAGGCCTGCAGGAGAGCTAAATATAGCTGACCTGTAGGGgagggtgagtgtgggggggaaatacttGAATCTAATGCAGCTTGTTCTCATAATTGTCTCACAGATAGCATGTTTGCAGAGACCATGACCTCCGCCCACCTCAGTAGTGCACGATTGAGCACTTGCCTTCCTCAGAGCAGTCACGATTCCGCCAACTTCAATAACAACGAACTGGAGAACAACCAAGTGGTGGCCAAAATTGCTAACCTAAATTTGAGTCGGGTGCCGGGGCTTTCAGTGGATAACCACATAATCCCCTGTTGCCCAAACAGGCGGCAGCGTGCCCAGGGTGTGCCTGCCTTTCTGGATACAGATCTGCGTTTCCACCCCACCCGCGGGCCTGATGTTACCTTTTCTCAGGACCGCATGGTGGCGTGCACCAATTGGCAAGAAAGCAATAGGACTTTGGTGTTTTCTGACCGGCCTTTGCACATTGGTGAAAGCCTCTTTGTGGAAATAGGACTCCTAGGGTTGCCATATCATGGGGCCCTTTCGTTTGGCATCACTTCTTGTGATCCAGGTACTTTACGGACAACTGAGCTCCCAGCGGATCCGGACTTTCTCTTGGACCGCAAGGAGTACTGGGTGGTTTACCGAGCATTCCCAGTCTTCAGCAGTGGCGACATCCTCAGCTTCATGGTCTTGCCAAATGGAGAAGTGCACCATGGGATGAATGGAGTCAGCCGAGGGATGCTTATGTGCGTGGACACCTCACAATCTCTCTGGGTGTTTTTCACAATCCATGGTGTAATCAACCAGCTCAAAATATTAGGTAAGTGCAGCCTAAAAGTAATGTGAAGGGACGTGTGTCTTGTGAA
This genomic interval carries:
- the NEURL1B gene encoding E3 ubiquitin-protein ligase NEURL1B isoform X5; this translates as MFAETMTSAHLSSARLSTCLPQSSHDSANFNNNELENNQVVAKIANLNLSRVPGLSVDNHIIPCCPNRRQRAQGVPAFLDTDLRFHPTRGPDVTFSQDRMVACTNWQESNRTLVFSDRPLHIGESLFVEIGLLGLPYHGALSFGITSCDPGTLRTTELPADPDFLLDRKEYWVVYRAFPVFSSGDILSFMVLPNGEVHHGMNGVSRGMLMCVDTSQSLWVFFTIHGVINQLKILGTVQSSPGTTSPSGSPGGSQYDSDSDMAFSVNRSSSASESSLVTAPSSPLSPPVSPVFPPPEASSSKNGECTVCFDCEVDTVIYTCGHMCLCNTCGLKLKKQLNACCPICRRVIKDVIKIYRP